A single region of the Raphanus sativus cultivar WK10039 chromosome 1, ASM80110v3, whole genome shotgun sequence genome encodes:
- the LOC130512388 gene encoding uncharacterized protein LOC130512388, with protein sequence MFNTSAHEVRWYVFGDDDTIFIPENLARTLSKYDHRSWYYVGAASEIYESNRVFGNDMAFGGGGIALSSSLANILAKKFDSCIERYPYLYGGDSRIHACVLELGVGLSHEPGFHQFDVNGNALGILTSHSTRPLVSLHHMSHLDPFFPNSTTFSAVQHLFSAIELDPLRIFQLSVCYHRRYSWTISVSWGYTVQIESRHMFLRDVLRTQETFRPWQNFGGLASVYTFNTREFNPDPCKRPVTFFMEYVSSSPDDGTIKSVYKQAYENCTYDPISSPRKIEEIRVFSTRLDPDIRQLKAPRRQCCDILHNSTEGKVMEVAVRECKEDEFIYMQP encoded by the exons ATGTTTAATACCTCCGCACATGAAGTAAGATGGTACGTGTTTGGAGACGACGACACGATATTCATCCCGGAAAACCTCGCAAGAACACTCTCTAAATATGACCACAGATCATGGTACTACGTAGGAGCTGCCTCAGAGATTTATGAGTCGAACAGGGTGTTTGGAAACGACATGGCGTTTGGCGGTGGAGGAATCGCTTTAAGCAGTTCGTTGGCTAACATTTTAGCTAAGAAATTCGACTCTTGCATCGAACGGTATCCATATTTGTACGGAGGAGACTCTAGGATTCATGCTTGTGTGCTTGAACTTGGAGTTGGTTTGTCTCACGAACCTGGCTTCCATCAG TTTGATGTGAATGGAAATGCATTAGGAATATTGACGTCACATTCAACGAGACCATTGGTGTCTCTACATCACATGTCTCACCTTGATCCATTTTTCCCAAATTCAACAACTTTCTCCGCCGTCCAACACCTCTTCTCCGCCATAGAACTTGATCCTCTCCGTATATTTCAACTCTCCGTTTGCTACCACCGTCGGTACTCTTGGACCATCTCCGTCTCCTGGGGATATACGGTTCAG ATTGAGAGTAGGCATATGTTTCTACGTGATGTTTTGCGAACACAAGAAACGTTCCGACCATGGCAAAACTTTGGCGGGTTGGCAAGTGTGTACACATTCAACACAAGAGAGTTTAATCCTGATCCTTGTAAAAGACCTGTCACTTTCTTCATGGAATATGTTTCCTCTAGTCCCGATGATGGAACTATTAAAAGTGTGTATAAGCAAGCTTACGAGAATTGCACGTATGATCCCATTTCATCGCCTCGCAAAATTGAAGAGATTAGAGTGTTCTCGACAAGACTCGATCCCGATATCAGACAA TTGAAGGCTCCGAGAAGACAGTGTTGTGATATTTTACATAATTCGACCGAAGGAAAAGTAATGGAAGTTGCGGTTCGAGAGTGCAAAGAAGATGAGTTCATCTATATGCAACCCTAG